The Pseudomonas chlororaphis subsp. piscium genome contains the following window.
GCAGATTGGCGGTCTGCGAGGTTGGAGCGGCAGCGGTAGCCTTGTCGCCACCCTGCATGCTGGACACCGCATTGGCGGCATCGCTCAGGCTGAAGCCTGCGGCAAAAACCGGGCTGGCACCCAGGGTCAGCAACGTGGCCAGTGCAACACTGCGGGAAATTTTCATCGAGACAACCTCTTGAACCAGAAATACATCGTGACAACGGCGGGGAAACTGCGGATTTGACCGGAACAACCGGATCAATGTTCCGCACCGGCGCATCCATATTTAACCGACCCGGATATACCCGGAACCTCGCGGACGGACAACCGTTATTCCAGCGCCAATATCTGTAGCCGCTGCCGCAGGCTGCGATCGACCGGAACGGTCGTAGCGATCTGAAGGGTGCTGGGGGTTTGGCAGAAAGGCCTGCCGACCTTATCGCAGCCTGCGGCAGCGGCTACAGGATGCATAGTCGGGCTTTGCTCGAGTCAGCCATAAAAAAGGGCGACCCGAGGGTCGCCCTTTTTACTGCTTTGCAGGCTTACGCCGCGCTGAACAGCTTGTGCGGATCGATGACGAATTTCTTCGGCACGCCGGCGTCGAATTCGCCGTAGCCACGCGGGGCGTCGTCCAGGCTGATGACCTGCACGCCGACCACTTCGGCGATGTTGATGCGGTCCCACATGATGGCTTGCATCAGTTGGCGGTTGTACTTCATCACCGGGGTCTGGCCGGTGTGGAAGCTGTGGGACTTGGCCCAGCCGAGGCCGAAGCGGATGCTCAGGCTGCCGATCTTGGCCGCTGCATCCACCGCGCCCGGGTCTTCGGTGACGTAGAGGCCGGGAATACCGATCTTGCCGGCAACCCGCACCACACCCATCAACGAGTTGAGCACCGTGGCCGGCGCTTCGTGCTGGGCGCCGGAATGGCCATGGCCACGGGCCTCAAAGCCCACCGCGTCGACCGCGCAATCCACTTCCGGCTCGCCCAGCAGTGCGGCGATCTGCTCGTGCAGCGGGGTGTCCTTGGACAGGTCGGCGATCTCGAAACCCACCGCCTTGGCGTGGGCCAGGCGCACCGGGTTGACGTCGCCAACGATCACCACCGCCGCGCCCAGCAGGCGTGCCGAGGCTGCGGCGGCCAGGCCTACCGGACCGGCACCGGCGATGTAGACGGTACTGCCCGGGCCGACGCCGGCCGTTACCGCGCCGTGATAGCCGGTCGGCAGGATGTCGGACAGGCAGGTCAGGTCGCGGATCTTCTCCATGGCCTTGTCGCGGTCCGGCAGCTTCAGCAGGTTGAAGTCGGCGTACGGCACCAGCACGTATTCGGCCTGGCCGCCGGTCCAGTCGCCCATGTCGACGTAGCCGTAGGCACCGCCGGCGCGAGCCGGGTTGACGGTCAGGCAGACCCCGGTGTGTTGCTCCTTGCAGGAACGGCAGCGCCCGCAAGCCACGTTGAACGGTACCGAGACCAGGTCGCCGAGCTTCAGGTTCTCGACGTCGCTGCCCTTCTCCACCACCTCGCCAGTGATTTCGTGACCCAGGACCAGGCCGACCTGGGCAGTGGTACGGCCGCGCACCATGTGCTGGTCCGAACCGCAGATATTGGTGGATACCACGCGCAGGATGACGCCGTGCTCAATCTTCCTGCCGCGCGGGTCCTGCATTTTTGGATAGTCGATTTTCTGTACTTCGACCTTGCCATTGCCGAGATACACGACACCACGATTACCAGACATGCTTTCACCTCGCTGTTGTTTTTATGAAACCGCGTTGCCGGAAAAAGGCAGCGCGTAGAGTGCTCGGGTACAGATGCTGTTTCGTCTTCAAAATTGCTATCGCGGGCAAGCCTCGCTCCTACAGAGGAATGCGTGCGTCTGTAGGAGCGAGGCTTGCCCGCGATGGCCGCAAAGCGGCCTGTGTTAAAGCACCACCGTCCTGTTGGCGTTCAAGAACACCCGCCGTTCGATGTGATAACCCACCGCCCGCGCCAGGGTCAGGCCCTCGATATCGCGGCCCTTGGCAATCAGGTCCTCGGGGTAGTGACTGTGGTCCACCACTTCCACGCCCTGGGCGATGATCGGGCCTTCGTCCAGGTCGTTGTTGATGTAGTGCGCGGTGGCGCCCACCAGTTTCACGCCCTTGTTGTAGGCCTGGTGATAAGGCTTGGCGCCCTTGAAACCGGGCAGCAGGGAGTGGTGGATGTTGATCGCCTTGCCATCGAGCTTGCGGCACAACTCCGGCGACAGCACTTGCATGTAGCGCGCAAGGATCACCAGTTCGGCGCCGGACTCCTCGATCACCTGCCACACCTGACGCTCCTGGGACGGCTTGTCGTTGGGATCCAGGGGGAAGTGGTAGTACGGGATCTGGTGCCAGTCGGCCAGGGGCTTGAGGTCCGGGTGGTTGGACACCACCGCCACCACGTCCATCGCCAGCTGGCCGATGCGCTGGCGGTAGAGCAGGTCGTTGAGGCAGTGATCGGCCTTGGAGACCATGATCACCACTTTCGGCCGATGCTGCGGCGGGGTCAGTTCGACGTTCATGTCGAAAGCCCGGGCGCGTTCGGCCAGGCCGTCGCGCAGGCCCTGCTCGTTGAAATCCTCGGGCTGGCGGAATTCCACACGAATGAAAAAACGCGCCGAAAGCCGGTCATCGAAGGAGTGGTGCTCAGTGACGTAGCAGCCCTGCTCGAACAGAAAGCGGGTCACCGCGTCCACCGTGCCGAGCACGCTGGGGCAGTCGGCAGTCAGAATCCAGGTATCGGGTGCGCGGCTCATGCGGGGTGACTCCTGTTCGTAATGGGCAACCGTTGTGCGGTTGATCGCGAACCAGCCTCGCTCCTGCGGTGGATCTCCGTCAGGAGCGGGCTGGCCCGCGAAGGTCTCAGGCCTGAACGCTGAGGCCGTATTCGGCGGCGGCATCCTGCAGCCACAACCACCAGTAATCGGAGAAGCTGCGGCGGATCACCAGTTCCCAGGTGTCTTCGCCCATGCGGCGGATCACCAGTTGCGACTTGGCGAACACGGTGCCGATGGCCTTGCCCACCGGGAAGTTGTTGGGGTGCACGTCGTAGCTGGTGGACTTCATCAGCACTTGGCGCACGTTCGGGCCGGACAGCTCGAGGATCTGCTGGCCGCCACTGACGTTGACGATCTGGATGTGCAGGCCGCCCAGCGCTTCGCGCAGTTTTTTCTCGGCGGCAAACTCTTCACCGCTCGGCACCACCAGCAGCCATTCGTCCGGGCCCAGCCATTGCAGGCTGGTTTCGCCCTTGGCGACCACGGTCAGGGCCACCGGCAGCTCCAGGCCCAGGGCCTTGTGCACGCCGGAAGCGAAGGCCGGGTCATGGCCATCGCCGCGGATGGTCAGGTGGCCGAGGAGTTTCTTCTCGCACAGGGTCACGCCTGCGTTCTTGCGGCCCTTGCCCACCAGGCTGGCGAGGTCGGCATGGTGCAGCGACGACTCGGCTTTGGCGCCAGTGGTCGGGCGCTGTTGGTAAACGTTGACTGCGGTCATAGAGCACCTGTCTTCAAATTCTTGCATCACACCCGTAGGAGCGGAGCTTGCCCGCGATGAGTACGTCGCGGTCTGTCTGAGGCACCGCGTGATGCCTATCGCGGGCGAGCCTCGCTCCTACAAGGTTGTAGGGTTAAACGTTCTGGCGATCGCCTTTCGGATCGAAGAACACCGAAGAAACGATTTCCGCCTCGATCACCGTGCCGTCGGCCAATGGCGCGAATACCCGCTCGCCCATCCGCTTCAGGCCGCCCTTGACCACCCCCATGGCAAACGAATAACCCAGGGAGTTGTGGGCATAGCTGGAGGTCACGTGACCGGCCATGCTCATCGGGATCGCCTGCTTGGTGTTGAACACCAGTTGCGCGCCTTCCGGCAGCCACTGGTTCGGGTCGATCGGCTTCAGGCCCACCAGCTGCTTGCGCTGGTCGCGCACACAGTCTTCGCGGTTCATGCCACGCCAGCCGATCCACGAGAAGGGTTTGGTGCGACCGACGCACCAGCCCATGTTCAGGTCGTCCGGGGTCATCGAGCCGTCAGTGTCCTGGCCGACGATGATGAAGCCCTTCTCGGCCCGCAGCACGTGCATGGTTTCGGTGCCGTACGGGGTCAGGTTGTACTTCTTGCCAGCCTCGACGATCTGCTCCAGCACGCCCATGGCGTAGTCGGCCTGGACGTTGACTTCGTACGACAGCTCGCCGGTGAAGGAGATGCGGAACACCCGCGCCGGCACGCCGCCCACCAGGCCTTCTTTCCAGGTCATGAACGGGAAGCCGTCCTTGTCCAGGTCGATGTCGGTGACTTCGCTGAGCAGCTTGCGGCTGTTCGGTCCGGACAGGGTCATGGTCGCCCAGTGGTCGGTGACCGAGGTGAAGTACACCTTGAGGTCCGGCCATTCGGTCTGCTGATAGATCTCCAGCCATTGCAGGACGCGCGCGGCGCCACCGGTGGTGGTGGTCATGATGAAGTGGTTTTCGCCGACGCAGGCGGTTACGCCGTCGTCGAAGACCATGCCGTCTTCCTTGCACATCAGGCCGTAGCGCGCCTTGCCCACGTCGAGCTTGGTCCAGGCGTTGGTGTAGATGCGGTTGAGG
Protein-coding sequences here:
- the fdhA gene encoding formaldehyde dehydrogenase, glutathione-independent — translated: MSGNRGVVYLGNGKVEVQKIDYPKMQDPRGRKIEHGVILRVVSTNICGSDQHMVRGRTTAQVGLVLGHEITGEVVEKGSDVENLKLGDLVSVPFNVACGRCRSCKEQHTGVCLTVNPARAGGAYGYVDMGDWTGGQAEYVLVPYADFNLLKLPDRDKAMEKIRDLTCLSDILPTGYHGAVTAGVGPGSTVYIAGAGPVGLAAAASARLLGAAVVIVGDVNPVRLAHAKAVGFEIADLSKDTPLHEQIAALLGEPEVDCAVDAVGFEARGHGHSGAQHEAPATVLNSLMGVVRVAGKIGIPGLYVTEDPGAVDAAAKIGSLSIRFGLGWAKSHSFHTGQTPVMKYNRQLMQAIMWDRINIAEVVGVQVISLDDAPRGYGEFDAGVPKKFVIDPHKLFSAA
- the purU gene encoding formyltetrahydrofolate deformylase, whose product is MSRAPDTWILTADCPSVLGTVDAVTRFLFEQGCYVTEHHSFDDRLSARFFIRVEFRQPEDFNEQGLRDGLAERARAFDMNVELTPPQHRPKVVIMVSKADHCLNDLLYRQRIGQLAMDVVAVVSNHPDLKPLADWHQIPYYHFPLDPNDKPSQERQVWQVIEESGAELVILARYMQVLSPELCRKLDGKAINIHHSLLPGFKGAKPYHQAYNKGVKLVGATAHYINNDLDEGPIIAQGVEVVDHSHYPEDLIAKGRDIEGLTLARAVGYHIERRVFLNANRTVVL
- a CDS encoding sarcosine oxidase subunit gamma; translation: MTAVNVYQQRPTTGAKAESSLHHADLASLVGKGRKNAGVTLCEKKLLGHLTIRGDGHDPAFASGVHKALGLELPVALTVVAKGETSLQWLGPDEWLLVVPSGEEFAAEKKLREALGGLHIQIVNVSGGQQILELSGPNVRQVLMKSTSYDVHPNNFPVGKAIGTVFAKSQLVIRRMGEDTWELVIRRSFSDYWWLWLQDAAAEYGLSVQA